The Phaeocystidibacter marisrubri DNA segment TTTATTGTAGTCTCTGCAGACTATATGATCAAGTCAAAAGACTTGGTAGGTATGACCGTTTTCCCTTCCACTTATAAAACTGCCTTGGAGGAGAATTTGACAGGTGAATTCAACCTCATCATGGAGAGCGATCATCAATGGAAATTAACATTCCCTTCCTTGGAGACTAGCACACAAATCGCCCTTTTCTCGATCTCTGGAGCCCTTGTATTCGAACGTGAAGTAGACGCTTCCAACAACGAGATCACTCTTTCGCTCGCTGATCTAGCATCAGGAGTTTACGTTGTCAACTGCAAAAGAGGTGAACAAACCGAGAGTTTCCGTATCATACGATAAAGCTTCACAAACACCTTGTATAACATGCCCGGCCTATATAGGCTGGGCATTTGTTTATGAATATCAATACCGTTGGACTCAAGGGAGTTCCTCGGAAGAGATTCCACTGATAAAATGTGAAAGCACGAAACCTAAGGACCTGATGCTTTCAATGATGGATGCATTATGGTGTTATACTAAGAACACCCTTCATACCGCGCTATTAAACCGTTAACGTATCGGAATAAGATAGTGTGTCATTCCGTTCGCACTAGAAGCACTCACCATATGAGGGGAGATTCTCTAAGACCTTCTTTTCAATAAGAAAACCAAGCCTTGAGAAATAAAGAGTTCCACAAGGCCTAACGTTTCAGGGAATCGACTACTCTCTTTTTAGATAGCATTTTCATGCGCACCGGTTGCTCTGCTATTACGATAAGGCAACTTTAGTGTAATTCTTTAAAACAATTCTGCTAATTCGTGGAAGACTCAAACGGAACTGGGATATGTCTCCGAATGAATACCTTAAATAGCTCGAATTTTCCAGTTTTGACGGGTCCAATATAAGGGAGTACGCCGGAGTACGTTAGCACATGGTACTTCGCACTAGTCCATCGCACCCTATCACTTTCCCACCCCTAATCTATATCTTCGCATCATGTACGGAAAACTTCAACAACAACTTCAAGCCGAACTTCAACAGATTGAAGCAGACGGCCTATACAAGAAAGAGCGAATAATCACTACTCCCCAAGATGCTGTGATCAAAACGGCCGAAGGGAAGGAAGTGTTGAATTTTTGCTCGAACAATTACCTCGGACTTTCTTCTCACCCTAAGGTGATCGAAGCGGCGCATCAGGCGCTCAATTCACATGGTTTTGGAATGTCATCGGTTCGCTTTATTTGCGGTACACAAGACATTCACAAAACGCTTGAAAAGAAGATTGCCGACTTCCTAGGAACGGAAGACACCATCCTTTACGCTGCGGCATTTGATGCGAACGGCGGAGTGTTTGAACCGCTTCTAGGTCCAGAAGATGCCATCATCTCGGATAGCTTGAACCACGCTTCCATCATAGACGGTGTTCGTTTGTGTAAGGCAATGCGCTTCCGCTACGAGAACAACAACATGGCAGATCTTGAAGAGAGATTGAAAGAAGCCAACGAGAAAGGCGCTCGCAATAAAATCATCGTTACCGATGGAGTGTTCTCTATGGACGGCTATGTGGCGCAATTGGACAAAATCTGTGACCTTGCCGAACAATACGACGCTCTGGTAATGGTAGACGAATGTCACGCTACAGGGTTCATCGGTGCCACGGGTAGAGGTACGCACGAACTCCGCAATGTGATGGGTAGAATTGACATCATTACTGGAACCTTGGGTAAGGCCTTGGGTGGTGCGATGGGCGGATTTACCACAGGTAGAAAGGAAATTGTTGAACTTCTTCGCCAACGTTCTCGCCCTTACTTGTTCTCTAACTCGCTTGCCCCTTCTATTGTGGGTGCATCTATCGCGGTATTCGACCTTCTGAGCGAAACCACCGACCTCCGCGACAAGTTGGAAAACAACGTAAATCACTTTAAGAAAGGCATCAAGGCAGCTGGTTTTGATATCAAAGACGGCGATAGCGCTATTGTTCCTATCATGCTTTACGATGCAGCTCTTTCACAACAGTTTGCCGATAAACTTCTCGAAAAAGGTGTTTACGTGATTGGATTCTTCTATCCAGTGGTTCCAAAAGGTCAGGCTCGAATTCGCGTTCAGCTTTCTGCTGCGCATGAAATAGAGCACTTGGACCAAGCGATTGCTGCCTTTACTGAGGTAGGTAAAGAATTGGGCGTGATCTAAAGAAGAGTAAGCTGTTCTCCTCCACTTGGAGCTGAACGCACTTCTACGATGCGAACATCATCGTTAATGTATACTAGGACAGATCGAACGGTCTGTCCTACTCCTAACAAATCCGCGTACCGGCGGATTTGTTTTTTATGGGAACTGAGCTCATCTCCGGTTTTGTAATCCAGTACTGTCCACACGCCATTCTTAGAGGTGATTCTATCTGGTCGATGCACGCGGTCATCACCTACCCAATCTCGCTCGTTATAGACTTTTTCCGCTGTAAAGGAATCTGACAATTCTGGGTGGTTGACCACCTTCTCCAGTACTTCCCGTATTTCGCTAACGGACGATTTGGGCAGTTTTCCAGATACTACCGCACGCCGCAGCACTTGAGGCAAATCAGAAGCCCTTTCGACTTCTGCCAACAAATTGTGAATGGTGTTTCCCCACATTCTAGGGCGATCGCTGAGTTGATCTTTTATACCATCTGTATCTCTACTCAGCTGCACTCTTCCCCTCCAAGCATTACTCACAAAGGTGTCTATGCTTCGTGCAGAGGCACCTTCATCCTCTTCTTGTGAAGGCGCAGGCGTTTCCGATCCGAGAATGAGTCGCTCGTCACCTTCGGGACGCAGTCCCTTCTCTTCCAGATAGCAAAGGAGGTAGTCGTTGATCTTTCCCTTATCCATGGAAGGCCCAGTCTTGCTATTGTTCTGCTCACTGATAATATAGAGACGATCTACAGGACGGGTGAGCACCACATAGAGCAGGTTGATGTTGTCGAAAACAGTCTCTCGATCAAAGCGTTCATATGTTGCCGTATACGATGGATGGGTGGTTTCTGCACGTGCGGCTAGTTCGGAATTCATACCCATCAAAGCCACGGGCAAACCTTCAAATTGATCTTCGTCTAAGCGAACCCACCGAGTGTCGCCTCCCTTTCGCTTTGCCTCAAAATTGGCAAACGGAAAAATGACCACAGGGAATTCCAAGCCTTTGGATTTGTGGATGGACATCACCTGTACGGCTTCTCTGGAGTTCGGAACGGTGATGGATTGATTATGCCCCTTCTCATACCACCAAGTTAGGAAGTCGACAATATTATGGGATTTCCTCTGTCCAAAAGCGTAGAGTTCATCCAAGAAAAACTGGATGAAGGGATCGGGCTTTCTTCCGTCAATGAGGCGAAGTGCACGTGCGGCATTCTCCCCCCACTCAAAAAGTCCCGCTGCATCCTTAGCCGCTAAAGCTTCCGCGATTTCGTGATCGGCGGTCCACTTTTGCCAAGCATCCCCACGAACATCGGAAGCTGCCAATAGTCCCGCGTGTAATTCTTCAGCAGTCATGCTATACACACCCGATTGATGAAGCATGTCCACCAACTCCATCCTAGCCTCCAAATCCGCCGGATTGAGTTTAAGTCGGATGAAAGCAATAATAGCCCGAACGGCAGAACTGTTCTGTAGTTTAAGTGAATCTACACTCACTACATTGATTCCTTCTTGTGTGAGAACACGGGCTACTTTCTCTCCGTACACATTGTTCCGAACTAGGATGGCAATATCACCTGGATGATATCCAGCATCCAAGCATTCTCGCACGCGAACCAACGTTTTCTGCAGGCAGCCCGCATGAAAGAGATCGTTCTTCCTCTCCGTTTCTAGAAACTCTATGGAAACCATCCCCCCTTCTTGTCCCATGGCCTTTTGGGCAACCTCTCGGTACAATTGCTGATGCTGATCCTCCCCTAGAACCTCAGCTAACCGACCGAAGAAATCGTTGTTGAAGTTGATGATTTCAGTGGCAGATCTCCAGTTGTGCTCTAAGGAAACATGCTTCAAGGCATAAGCGACATCGCCCCCCAGCTCATCTGGGTTTCGAGCGCTTTCTATCAACCCTAAAAACTGCTCAGCTTCTCCGCCTCTCCATCGATAAATACTTTGCTTGGCGTCCCCCACAATCATGGTTGAACCTCCAGAAGCAACGGCGTTGTGCACCAAAGGAGTTAAGTTGAGCCATTGAAGGCTACTGGTATCTTGAAATTCATCGATGAAATAATGGCGATATTTTTCACCAATTCGCTCGTAGATGTAGGGAGTGGGCAGATTAATCAGGGATTCATAAATAAGCTTGTTGAAGGTCTTCAAACTCTCCAGGTTATTCGCCTCTTTATAGTCGTTTAGTTTGGCAGCAATTTCATGCAATACCGCCATTCCATCATAGTTGGCAAGAACTTTCTCAAGAATCAGTGCATGAACAACTTCCTCATCTTCAAAGGCGATACATCGACCGATCAAATCAGTGAGTGCATCGTTGATAGGTTCGATTGCGGCAGCTGCTTCTGGCGCTGGCTTCGCCTTGGTGTACACCCCTTTTTCGTGAAAATCGCGAATGCGTTTCCCAGCCATGAAAGCGGACAAATCATTCTGAAGCGCTTTTTTGAAATAGGATGGAACAGCTCCGTAATTAAAGTAAGCAGCAGGAATTCCGGCTATCAACTTCATGCCTTCTTCACCTAATCCGTGCATTTTGGCCTTGTAAGCCGCAAGCTGACTCTCTAGTTTGCCGCGTACTTCAATGAATTGCGGAAGCGTCCACGACTCGAGTTTATCTAGAATCTCCGCACTGTTCTCATCACCCAAATGAGCAGCCATTTTGAGCATTTCTCCCTCCGGCTTCCAGTACTTACCTTCATCCATCTTACGATCTACATAGCGATGAAGGAGTTTAGTCAGCTCTGCATGCCTTCCACTGTCATCCAAGAGCAGATCAATAGATTGACGGTACATTTCTGCATCGTCTAACTCCACGTCGAAGTTGGAAGCTAGTCCCAAATCGTGACTAAACGTGCGGACCAGTCGGTACGTGAATTTGTCGATGGTAGAAATACTCAATCCCGTATAATCATGCAAAATGGACTTGAGCACTTCGTGGGATCTACGAGAAAGCGTGGCATCGTCTATTTCCAAATCATCCGCTACTGCATCGTACAATCCTCGAAACTTTGAAGGCACTGTTGGTTGACGAAAGGCATTCAAGGCTTCCAACACCCTTCTCTTCATTTCCCCAGCCGCCTTAAGGGTGAACGTGATAGCGAGAATTCGAGTAAATTCGGAGGATGTTTCAGATCGCAAGCAGATCTTTAAATACTCCCGCACCAAACTAAACGTTTTTCCAGCACCAGCACTGGCACTGTAAACTTGAAATGTTTTGGGATGGGATGTACTCATGAGAGGCGAATCTTCTCGTAAAGGTAGGGAATGCGAAACATGTTAAAAGTCGAAATTTATACTGAAAATACGGTACTAGACGTACGATAATTAGAATCCTTCTCTACCTTAGAAGCTCAATGAAGAATACACCTGCATCATATATTCTTTTCGGACTTTTTCTCATTCTCTCTTTCCACACTGAAGCACAGCAGTATGTGGGGCAGATATTGGATGAACACGGAGAAACACTTCCCAACGTAACCATCTCGTGGGGAGAGGATCGTTCGCAAAAATTGATCTCGGATATCAATGGAAACTTCACCCTTCCTCATCGTCGATTTCGCATTGTGAAGTTTGAACTCATTGGGTATGAACCGAGCTCGTACCGCCCTGAAGATCTTCCCTCTGATGGAAAAATCGTCCTTTACGAAAAGGCCGAAGCGCTGAACGAGGTAACCATCTTTGCCCGTGAAAACCCAGCTTGGCGAATCGTTCGCAATGCAGTTCGACACAAGTCGGTGAACAACCCAAACCGCTACGATTCCTATCGATACACCAGCTATAACAAGAATGTAATCACCTACAACTTCGACATTGATTCCACCATGAGTTCAGCCGATAGTGCCGAGATTATGGCCGACAAGGCGAATGCCGTTAACCGACATTTGTTGGTGATTGAATCGGTGACGAAGAAGTACTACCACACGCCGAATCAGCATGCGGAAGAGGTAATAGGCACTAAAATTTCTGGATTCGAAAATCCAAACATCGCTACCATTCCAGATGGTATTCAGCACTTTGGTTTTTATGATGATTACATGCGATTATTGAACAAAGAATACCTCAACCCTATCGCCAAAGGGTTTGAAGATCGCTATGCCTTCATCCTACAAGATACCACTTACTCGGGAACGGACACCACCTTCATCATGAAGTACTTCCCCACGCGAGGGTCAAATTTTGAAGGGTTTGAAGGAGTGATTCACATCAACTCCAACGGCTGGGCGATTGAATATGTTACAGCAGAACCATGGGATAAAGGGAAGATTAGCCTGAGCATGGAGCAGCGCTACGAACGAGTTTACGGTGGCTATTGGTTTCCCGTTCAACTCAACTTCACCTTAGAACTAGAGCGTTTCCCCTTCCGAAAAAACGGAGCGGTGATGATTGGAAAGACCTACCTCGATTCCATCTACGTGAACGTTCCCGTCCCGGAAGAAAAATTCAGCCATGTTCAAGTGAAAATGCGTGAAGATGCAGGCTTGGTGGACGATAGCTTCTGGGAACTTCGTCGGCCAACGGAACTCGACCCCCTAGAGCGTGAAACCGTTCGCCACATGGATAGCATCGGCGAGCGCTATAATTTAGGTGGGGTAATGCGCTCCACGCGACATGCGTATAGAGGCTTTCTTGCATTAGGCCCTATCAACTTAGACATGAAGCGACTTATTGCCAGTAGTCAATACGAAGGTTTACGACTGGGAATGGGGGTATACACCAACGAAGTGATCTCACCTTTCATCAGCGGAGGGGGATACTTTGGCTATGGTTTTAACGATGAACGATTGAAATACGGGGGCGAAATCAAACTCACCTTTGACACCGAAAATGACGGTTGGTTTAAGTATGAATACAAGAATGATGTTCGTGGCCCCGGGGTGATT contains these protein-coding regions:
- the kbl gene encoding glycine C-acetyltransferase, translated to MYGKLQQQLQAELQQIEADGLYKKERIITTPQDAVIKTAEGKEVLNFCSNNYLGLSSHPKVIEAAHQALNSHGFGMSSVRFICGTQDIHKTLEKKIADFLGTEDTILYAAAFDANGGVFEPLLGPEDAIISDSLNHASIIDGVRLCKAMRFRYENNNMADLEERLKEANEKGARNKIIVTDGVFSMDGYVAQLDKICDLAEQYDALVMVDECHATGFIGATGRGTHELRNVMGRIDIITGTLGKALGGAMGGFTTGRKEIVELLRQRSRPYLFSNSLAPSIVGASIAVFDLLSETTDLRDKLENNVNHFKKGIKAAGFDIKDGDSAIVPIMLYDAALSQQFADKLLEKGVYVIGFFYPVVPKGQARIRVQLSAAHEIEHLDQAIAAFTEVGKELGVI
- a CDS encoding UvrD-helicase domain-containing protein; protein product: MSTSHPKTFQVYSASAGAGKTFSLVREYLKICLRSETSSEFTRILAITFTLKAAGEMKRRVLEALNAFRQPTVPSKFRGLYDAVADDLEIDDATLSRRSHEVLKSILHDYTGLSISTIDKFTYRLVRTFSHDLGLASNFDVELDDAEMYRQSIDLLLDDSGRHAELTKLLHRYVDRKMDEGKYWKPEGEMLKMAAHLGDENSAEILDKLESWTLPQFIEVRGKLESQLAAYKAKMHGLGEEGMKLIAGIPAAYFNYGAVPSYFKKALQNDLSAFMAGKRIRDFHEKGVYTKAKPAPEAAAAIEPINDALTDLIGRCIAFEDEEVVHALILEKVLANYDGMAVLHEIAAKLNDYKEANNLESLKTFNKLIYESLINLPTPYIYERIGEKYRHYFIDEFQDTSSLQWLNLTPLVHNAVASGGSTMIVGDAKQSIYRWRGGEAEQFLGLIESARNPDELGGDVAYALKHVSLEHNWRSATEIINFNNDFFGRLAEVLGEDQHQQLYREVAQKAMGQEGGMVSIEFLETERKNDLFHAGCLQKTLVRVRECLDAGYHPGDIAILVRNNVYGEKVARVLTQEGINVVSVDSLKLQNSSAVRAIIAFIRLKLNPADLEARMELVDMLHQSGVYSMTAEELHAGLLAASDVRGDAWQKWTADHEIAEALAAKDAAGLFEWGENAARALRLIDGRKPDPFIQFFLDELYAFGQRKSHNIVDFLTWWYEKGHNQSITVPNSREAVQVMSIHKSKGLEFPVVIFPFANFEAKRKGGDTRWVRLDEDQFEGLPVALMGMNSELAARAETTHPSYTATYERFDRETVFDNINLLYVVLTRPVDRLYIISEQNNSKTGPSMDKGKINDYLLCYLEEKGLRPEGDERLILGSETPAPSQEEDEGASARSIDTFVSNAWRGRVQLSRDTDGIKDQLSDRPRMWGNTIHNLLAEVERASDLPQVLRRAVVSGKLPKSSVSEIREVLEKVVNHPELSDSFTAEKVYNERDWVGDDRVHRPDRITSKNGVWTVLDYKTGDELSSHKKQIRRYADLLGVGQTVRSVLVYINDDVRIVEVRSAPSGGEQLTLL
- a CDS encoding DUF5686 family protein yields the protein MKNTPASYILFGLFLILSFHTEAQQYVGQILDEHGETLPNVTISWGEDRSQKLISDINGNFTLPHRRFRIVKFELIGYEPSSYRPEDLPSDGKIVLYEKAEALNEVTIFARENPAWRIVRNAVRHKSVNNPNRYDSYRYTSYNKNVITYNFDIDSTMSSADSAEIMADKANAVNRHLLVIESVTKKYYHTPNQHAEEVIGTKISGFENPNIATIPDGIQHFGFYDDYMRLLNKEYLNPIAKGFEDRYAFILQDTTYSGTDTTFIMKYFPTRGSNFEGFEGVIHINSNGWAIEYVTAEPWDKGKISLSMEQRYERVYGGYWFPVQLNFTLELERFPFRKNGAVMIGKTYLDSIYVNVPVPEEKFSHVQVKMREDAGLVDDSFWELRRPTELDPLERETVRHMDSIGERYNLGGVMRSTRHAYRGFLALGPINLDMKRLIASSQYEGLRLGMGVYTNEVISPFISGGGYFGYGFNDERLKYGGEIKLTFDTENDGWFKYEYKNDVRGPGVIGINYWERTSFAEQFYNVRMDRIESHEVMLRSRAWTYHIFEVGAKNFSLTPTYDYAFVNDEGEASTFYQFSEINFGWRWVQDERILANYGQKITTGSKLWPAVRLNYSRGISGIFGSDFDYNKLELGIQFDRFTKNLGRTLISLETGIVDRALPIGMNFGARPSYSSSFSVVVPNSFQAMRFNEFFNSRYVAMYFMHDFRSLLLRSGWFKPEIRIFQGVGYGLLDEPERHLNEDIKDMRYGYYESGLAFDNLIRINLGNMGYFGIGVGAFYRYGPYSFPNTLDNFSLKMAFMLSVN